In Candidatus Neomarinimicrobiota bacterium, one DNA window encodes the following:
- the mce gene encoding methylmalonyl-CoA epimerase, with protein MRILGIEHVAIATDEIDKDAPFWRYILGINRSVMEDVPHEGVTTDIYDTGRGKIELLAELGEVSSIKGFLEKQGKGIHHICLQVDDIVAATAELKVNGIRLINDEPKVGAEGYRIIFIHPESAGGVLVELAERPE; from the coding sequence GTGAGGATTCTTGGTATAGAACACGTGGCCATCGCCACCGATGAGATCGACAAGGATGCTCCTTTCTGGAGGTACATCCTTGGTATCAACCGGAGTGTCATGGAAGACGTTCCGCACGAAGGTGTGACTACGGACATATACGATACTGGGAGGGGAAAGATTGAGCTTTTGGCGGAACTTGGAGAAGTTTCATCCATTAAAGGATTCCTCGAAAAACAGGGTAAGGGGATCCACCACATCTGCCTCCAGGTAGATGATATTGTTGCGGCGACGGCTGAACTGAAGGTGAATGGGATTCGCCTCATCAATGACGAACCTAAAGTGGGTGCGGAGGGTTACAGGATAATCTTTATCCATCCCGAAAGTGCCGGTGGCGTATTGGTAGAGTTGGCCGAAAGGCCCGAGTGA